A single genomic interval of Carassius auratus strain Wakin unplaced genomic scaffold, ASM336829v1 scaf_tig00042951, whole genome shotgun sequence harbors:
- the LOC113086210 gene encoding multidrug and toxin extrusion protein 1, with protein MDSINTVTQINWHSKAEKSDDDQSTSSSQVVCGGCRKKLWSLLPVNYKEETVELLKLAGPVFISQLMIFLISFISTVFCGHLGKTELAGVALAIAVINVTGISIGSGLASACDTLISQTFGSNNLKRVGVILQRGILILLLACFPCWALLINTEPILLAVRQSPSVASLSQLYVKIFMPALPAAFMYQLQGRYLQNQGIIWPQVITGAAGNILNALINYIFLHLLDLGVPGSAAANTISQYSLAVFLYVYIRWKGLHEATWDGWSLDCLQEWGAFIRLAFPSMLMLCVEWWTYEIGGFLAGLISETELGAQSVVYELATIAYMFPLGFAVAASVRVGNALGAGNTEQAKLSAKVSLACGLLVSCVVATLIGSTKDIIGYIFTTEEQIVLRVSEVMIMYGFFHLFDAIAGITGGIVRGAGKQLLGALCNIVGYYFVGFPTGVSLMFALSMGIIGLWIGLFGCVFLQSLFFIILICKLDWKKATQEALIRAGVPPPKIKDESYAMENKGCTEEVPQVSQHTEESQTHANTDVEGLSEGGGITDAGTKIRVGEVLTTKQLIIRRGLAVFFMLLILAGGIVLNKVLTGFLR; from the exons ATGGACAGTATTAATACAGTGACCCAGATAAACTGGCACTCAAAAGCGGAGAAAAGTGATGATGATCAGTCAACGTCAAGTTCACAGGTTGTTTGTGGAGGATGTCGAAAGAAACTCTGGAGTTTGTTACCAGTGAATTATAAAGAAGAAACTGTAGAACTGCTAAAACTGGCTGGACCAGTG TTTATATCTCAGCTGATGATCTTTCTGATCAGCTTTATCAGCACTGTGTTCTGTGGACACTTGGGGAAAACTGAACTGGCTGGTGTGGCTCTGGCTATTGCT GTTATTAATGTGACTGGCATCTCCATTGGCTCTGGATTGGCTTCTGCATGCGATACACTCATCTCTCAG ACTTTTGGCAGCAATAATCTGAAGCGGGTGGGTGTGATACTGCAGAGAGGGATTCTCATCCTCCTGTTGGCCTGTTTCCCTTGCTGGGCACTGCTCATCAATACAGAGCCCATCCTGCTTGCTGTCCGACAGAGTCCCAGTGTGGCCAG tctgtcaCAACtctatgtaaaaatatttatgccTGCTCTGCCT gCTGCCTTCATGTACCAGCTGCAAGGACGATATCTTCAAAATCAG GGTATTATTTGGCCTCAGGTCATCACAGGAGCAGCGGGAAACATCCTCAATGCTTTAATAAACTACATCTTCCTTCATCTGCTTGATCTTGGTGTGCC AGGATCTGCTGCTGCAAACACTATTTCCCAGTATTCCTTAGCTGTGTTTCTCTATGTATACATCCGCTGGAAGGGCCTGCATGAAGCCACATGGGATG GCTGGTCTCTTGACTGTCTGCAGGAATGGGGTGCCTTCATTCGCTTGGCTTTTCCCAGCATGCTCATGCTATGTGTGGAGTGGTGGACATATGAGATTGGTGGATTCCTAGCAg GGCTCATCAGTGAGACTGAGCTAGGAGCCCAATCTGTTGTGTATGAGCTGGCCACTATTGCATATATG TTTCCACTGGGATTTGCAGTGGCAGCCAGTGTGAGGGTGGGAAATGCACTAGGAGCTGGAAACACAGAACAAGCCAAGCTGTCTGCCAAAGTATCTTTAGCCTGTGGAC tgCTGGTTTCTTGTGTGGTGGCAACCTTAATTGGAAGTACAAAAGATATTATTGGATACATCTTTACCACAGAAGA GCAGATAGTGCTCAGAGTATCAGAGGTCATGATCATGTATGGcttctttcatttatttgatgCCATTGCG gGCATTACAGGTGGCATTGTCAGAGGTGCTGGAAAGCAGCTGCTCGGTGCTCTTTGTAATATTGTGGGATATTATTTTGTGGGATTCCCAACTGGAGTGTCTCTGATGTTTGCTCTCAGCATGGGCATAATTG GTCTGTGGATTGGATTATTTGGATGTGTTTTCCTACAGTCTTTGTTCTTTATCATCCTCATTTGCAAACTGGATTGGAAAAAAGCGACTCAAGAG gccttGATCAGAGCAGGTGTACCACCCCCTAAGATTAAAGATGAATCTTACGCTATGGAAAATAAGGGCTGCACAGAAG AAGTACCACAGGTATCACAGCACACTGAAGAAAGccaaacacatgcaaacacagatGTGGAGGGTCTCAGTGAAGGAGGAGGAATAACAGATGCTGGCACAAAGATCAGAGTTGGTGAGGTTTTGACAACCAAACAGCTTATTATCCGTCGGGGACTTGCGGTTTTCTTCATGCTGCTTATACTAGCTGGAGGGATTGTGTTAAATAAGGTGCTCACTGGATTTCTCAGATGA